The Mycolicibacterium fluoranthenivorans genomic interval GCCACCGTCGACCTGACGCTGTCCGCGGTGGACAACGGCCTGCTGTCGGGCACCGGGGTGTCAGGCATGTTGCGGGCGCTGGAACAGGCCTGGGGCCGCGATCCGGCGACCATGATCCCGGACATCCGATTCACACCGAACCCGCACAACGCGCCCGGTGGTCCGCTGGTCGAAAGGGGGGAGTGAGACATGTTGCTGACCAGGTTCATCAAGATGCAGCTGCTGGTCTTCGCTGCCCTGACCATCGTCGGTCTGGTGGTGCTGTCGCTGGTCTACCTGCGTCTGCCCACCGCCGCGGGGATCGGGATGTACCGCCTCTACGCGGATCTGCCGAACTCGGCAGGCCTGTACGAGACGGCCAACGTCACCTACCGCGGCACCACCATCGGCAAGGTGCGCGATGTCCAGCCCACCCCCAAGGGCGCGCGGATCACCATGGACATCGACAACGACAAGAAGGTCCCGCTCGACGCGTCGGCCAACGTGCACTCGGTATCGGCGGTCGGTGAGCAGTTCCTGGACATCGTGTCGGAGAAGGACGAGGGCAAGTACTTCAGCTCGGGGCAGACCATCACCAAGGGCTCGGTGCCGGCCGAGGTCGGTCCCGCGCTGGACGCCGCCGAGGCGGGCCTTGCCGCGCTGCCCAAGGAGAAGATCGGCCAGTTGCTCGACGAGACGGCGAAAGCCGTTGGCGGACTGGGTCCGTCATTGCAACGGCTGGTGGACTCCACCCAGGCACTGGCCGGTGACTTCAAGGACAACCTGCCCTCGGTGAACGATATCGTCGAGCATTCCGGGCCGATCATCGACAGCCAAGTGAACTCCGGGGACGCCATCGCCCGGTGGGCGGCCAACCTGAACACCATCACCAGCCAGACCGCGGAGCAGGACGGTGCGCTGCGCAGCGGCCTGCAGCAGGCGGCGCCGACGGCCGATCAGCTCAACGCGGTGTTCAGCGATGTGCGTGACGCGCTGCCGCAGACGCTGGCCAACCTCGAGGTCGTCATCGACATGCTCAAGCGGTACAACAAGAACGTCGAGCAGGTGCTGGTGGTGCTGCCCCAGGGCGCGTCCATCGCCCAGACCGCGACGATCTTCGCGCCGAAAGGCCTGCTGCACTTCGCCCTCGGGATCAACTCTCCGCCGCCGTGCCTGACCGGATTCCTGCCGGCCTCGCAGTGGCGGTCGCCGGCCGACACCACCACCCAGCCGATCCCGTCGGGCCTGTACTGCAAGATTCCCAAGGACGCACCGAACGCGGTGCGCGGCGCGCGTAACTACCCGTGCGCCGACTTCCCGGGCAAGCGTGCAGCCACCCCGGCCGAGTGCCGCAGCAACGAGCCGTATGTGCCTGCGGGCACCAACCCGTGGTACGGCGACCCCAACCAGGTCGTCGACTGCCCGGCGGCCGGCGCCCGCTGCACCCACCCCGTCGAGCCGGGCCGGGTCATCCCGGCGCCGTCGATCAACAACGGGCTCAACCCGCTGGGGGCCAGCCAGTTGCCGCCGCCGGAGGTTTTCGCCCCGACCAGTGACCCGCTCACCCCTCCCGGCCAGGGCACCGTCAGCTGCAGTGGACAGCAACCCAACCCCTGCATCTACACTCCGGCAGCAGGACCGTCGGCGGTGTACAGCCCGTCCAGCGGTGAGGTGGTCGGTCCAGACGGTGTCAAGTACACCGTCAACAACTCGATGAAGCCAGGAGATAGCGGATGGAAGGAGATGCTGGCGCCAGCCGGCTGAACCCCACCCCTGATGACCACGATCCAGAAGAACCGATAGCGGCACTTCCCGAGGCACAGCCCGATCCGGTGACCCCGGCGCACCAGCCGAGGCCGGAACGGCTGGGCTCGGGATGGGTGGCCGCGATCGCCGCCGGCCTGCTCGTGCTGACCGCCGGGCTGTCCGTGGTCGGCTACCTGGCGGTGCAGGCCAACGCCCGCAGCGCCCAGATCGGGCGCGATGACGCCGTCGCGCTGCAGGCCGCCAAGGACTGCGTGACCGCCACCCAGGCTCCGGACACGGCGTCGATGGGCGCCAGCCAGGCCAAGATCATCGAGTGCTCGACCGGTGACTTCGGGGCTCAGGCCGGGTTCTTCAGCGGCATGATGGTGGAGGCGTATCAAGCGGCGAACGTGAAGGTCGCGGTATCGGACCTGCGTGCCGCGGTCGAACGGCACAACGACGACGGCTCCGTCGACATCCTGGTGGCGGTGCGGACGAAGGTCACCAATTCGCAAGCCGCGGACCAGGAGCAGGGCTACCGGTTGCGGGTGACGATGCAGCGTGACGACGGCACGTACAAGATCGCCAACCTCGTCCAGGTGACGACGTGACGGCGGTGCTCGACGTGAACGATGCCGTGGACACCGCAGCAACCACCGCCACCCCCGACTTACCGGTGGCCTCCTGGAGGAGCCGGGCCGGGGCGCTGGCCATCGATGTGATCTTCGGGGTTGCCGTGGTGGTCATCATGGCGATGCTGGCCTGGATCTCGCCGTGGATGAGCTGGCAGTGGTGGGTGTTTGCGGTACTGGGGGCGGTAGTCACGCTGGCGGTGCTGGTGAATCGCTGGCTGATACCGGGATGGACGGGATGGACCCTGGGGCGCGCGGTCACCGGCATCCGGGTGCTCACCCGCACCGGCGCTCCGGCGGGCAGCGTCCGGTTGATCGTCCGCGATATCGCGCATCTGCTCGACACGGCCGCGGTGCTGGTCGGGTGGCTGTGGCCGCTGTGGGATCGGCGCGGGCGCACGTTCGCCGACCTGCTGCTGCGTACCGAGGTGGTGCGAGTCGACGCTCCGGCGCGCGATCTGCGCCGGCCGGTCGCGCTCGGGCTGGCCGCGACGGTGCTGCTGTGTTGCGCCGCAGCCGGACTGGGCTACGGCGCCGTATACCGGCATGACCGGGCGGTGGACGAGGCCAGAGCGCAGATCTCGGAGCAGGGCCCCCGGATCGTCGAGGAACTGCTCAGCTATACCCCGCAGACCCTGGCCGACGATTTCGCCAAGGCGCAGTCGCTGGCCACCGACGGCTATCGCCCGCAGCTGGTGGCCCAACAGGAGTCGGTGCGCAAGGCGCCGATCGTGGCCAATGAGTACTGGACCGTCAACAGCGCGGTCACACAGGTCGGCACGGACACCGCGACCATGCTGATGGCCATGCAGGGGCAGCGCGGTGCCGACCCGAAAACCCTGCGCGTCATCACCGCGACGGTGCAGGTGGATTTCGTCAAGTCCGGCGGACAGTGGCGGGTGGGCAACCTCACGGTGATCACCCGGCCCACCCCGGGCGGTGGTCCCCGATGAGCCCGCGCCGCCAGATCGACCCGGATGAGCCCGAACTCTTTGTCTCAGTGGATAGTCCGCCGAGGCGCTGGGGTCTGCCGGTGGTCGGTGGCGTCTGCGCGGTGGTGCTGGCCGCCGTCATCGGGCTGTGCACGGTGATGGTGATGGCACACGAATCGGATCGCCGTACCGAGGTCAGGGACGCGTCCGCACTGGCGTATGTGCGGGACTTCATGACCGTGTACACGACCATGGATCCGTTCCATGCCAACGACTATGCCGACCGGATCAAGGCGCAGGCCACCGGCGAATTCGTGAAGGCGTTCACCGAGAAGCAGAACGAGATCGTCATCCAGGTGGCGCGTCTGGAGCCCACCACGGGTGCGGTGCTCGCCGCCGGTGTGCAGCGCTGGAACGACGACGGCAGCGCCGACGTCCTGGTGGCCACCCTGACGACCAGCAAGACTCCCGACGGCAAACAGACCATCGAGACCGGAAGCCGTTGGTTGGCAACGACAATTCAGGAAGGGCGCCAGTGGAAGATCAGCCGGCTGATTCAGGTGATCTGACCACCGGGTCTGAGGACGACGAAGCCCAGGCCCAGCCGACGGGTAAGGCGGGTAGAGCTTCGGCGAGCGGCCCGGAGTCCGTCCCCGAGACGGACGCCGCCCCAGCGGATTCCGGTGACACGGAGCCCGCCGAAGAACCCGTGCTGGTGCCGCACCGGCCGGCGGGTAAGGCACTCAAGATCGTCGCGGCGGTGGCGGCGCTGCTGTTCGTGGCGGCCGGCGCGTTCGCCGGTGCGACGGCGCAGCAGTACCTGTCCGACCGCGCGTTGGTGCACACCAAATTGGACGTCGCCCGCACCGCGACCAGCGCCATCACCACGCTGTGGACCTACACGCCCGACGATATGGAATCGCTGCCCGACCGGGCGCAGAAGTATCTGGGCGGCGATTTCGCGGCCCAGTACCGCCAGTACATCGACGCGATCGTGGCGCCGAACAAGCAGGCCCAGGTGTCCAACAGCACCCAGGTGCTCGGTGCGGCCATCGAGAGCATCGGGCCGGACCGGGCCACCGCGCTGGTGTACACGAACTCGGTGGCCACCAGCCCGGTCACCAAGAACATCCCGTCGCTGCGTTACCTGTCCTATCGGCTGACGCTGGAACGCCGGGACTCGAAGTGGCTCATCACGGAGATGACGCCGGTCACGTCGCTGGATCTCACACCGAGGCTGTAGTCGCACGACGCGTTCGCGGCGTCGCCAGCGATCGTCGCTTTTCGGGCCCGAGGACTCCGGATAACCTGGCCACATGCCATCAGTACTTGTGACCGGCGCCGGACGCGGAATCGGGCGCACCATCGCCGAAGAGTTGGCCACGCGCGGGTGGGAGGTGATCGCGGGAGTCCGCTCGAGCACCGACGTGGCCGCCGTCGGCGCGGCGCACGAGCGGATAACGGGGGTACTGCTCGACGTCACCGACGAGGAACAGCTCGCGGCGCTGGATGCGGCTTTGCCGTCGAGGCTGGACGCCGTGGTCAACAACGCCGGCATCGTGGTCGCCGGTCCGATGGAGACGGTCACCACCGACGGGTGGCGAAAGCAGTTGGACGTCAACGTGATCGGTCAGCTCGCAGTCACTCGGGCGGTGTTGCCCCGATTGCGTGAGTCCCACGGCCGGGTGGTGTTCATTTCGAGCGTCAACGGCCGGCTGTCGACGCCGCTGACGGGTGCCTACGCGGCGTCCAAGTTCGCGCTCGAGGCGGCCGCCGACGCCCTGCGGATGGAGTTGGCGCCGTGGCGGATACCGGTGGTGCTCGTCGAGCCGGCGCAGACCGACACCGACATGTGGCGCACCGCCGACGCCATGGTGTCCGAGGTGGAGGCCGACCTGACGCCGCAATACCGTGAACTTTATGCCCGTCACGTTGCTGGCATGCGCAGGTCCGTGCCGATCTCGCAGCGGCTCGCGGTCGCACCCGAGACGGTGGCCGATGTGGTGTACACCGCGCTGACCTCGCGGCGGCCCCGGCCACGCTATGTCGTAGGGCTGGGCCCCAAGGCTCAAGTTGCCCTGCTGACTCATATCCCCACTGCTTTGCGAGATCGGCTTCTTCGTGTCGTGATGCGTCAACCCTGACCAAAACCCAACGCGCGCAAGACTTCGGCGCACGCGATAGTTCTCGGCAAAACCGTATCCGGGCACCGGCAGGGTGTTACCGTCCTGTGCGTCGGCTGGGAGGCTACGGGGAGGCACGTAAGCATGA includes:
- a CDS encoding MCE family protein, translating into MLTRFIKMQLLVFAALTIVGLVVLSLVYLRLPTAAGIGMYRLYADLPNSAGLYETANVTYRGTTIGKVRDVQPTPKGARITMDIDNDKKVPLDASANVHSVSAVGEQFLDIVSEKDEGKYFSSGQTITKGSVPAEVGPALDAAEAGLAALPKEKIGQLLDETAKAVGGLGPSLQRLVDSTQALAGDFKDNLPSVNDIVEHSGPIIDSQVNSGDAIARWAANLNTITSQTAEQDGALRSGLQQAAPTADQLNAVFSDVRDALPQTLANLEVVIDMLKRYNKNVEQVLVVLPQGASIAQTATIFAPKGLLHFALGINSPPPCLTGFLPASQWRSPADTTTQPIPSGLYCKIPKDAPNAVRGARNYPCADFPGKRAATPAECRSNEPYVPAGTNPWYGDPNQVVDCPAAGARCTHPVEPGRVIPAPSINNGLNPLGASQLPPPEVFAPTSDPLTPPGQGTVSCSGQQPNPCIYTPAAGPSAVYSPSSGEVVGPDGVKYTVNNSMKPGDSGWKEMLAPAG
- a CDS encoding mammalian cell entry protein, whose translation is MSPRRQIDPDEPELFVSVDSPPRRWGLPVVGGVCAVVLAAVIGLCTVMVMAHESDRRTEVRDASALAYVRDFMTVYTTMDPFHANDYADRIKAQATGEFVKAFTEKQNEIVIQVARLEPTTGAVLAAGVQRWNDDGSADVLVATLTTSKTPDGKQTIETGSRWLATTIQEGRQWKISRLIQVI
- a CDS encoding RDD family protein, translated to MTAVLDVNDAVDTAATTATPDLPVASWRSRAGALAIDVIFGVAVVVIMAMLAWISPWMSWQWWVFAVLGAVVTLAVLVNRWLIPGWTGWTLGRAVTGIRVLTRTGAPAGSVRLIVRDIAHLLDTAAVLVGWLWPLWDRRGRTFADLLLRTEVVRVDAPARDLRRPVALGLAATVLLCCAAAGLGYGAVYRHDRAVDEARAQISEQGPRIVEELLSYTPQTLADDFAKAQSLATDGYRPQLVAQQESVRKAPIVANEYWTVNSAVTQVGTDTATMLMAMQGQRGADPKTLRVITATVQVDFVKSGGQWRVGNLTVITRPTPGGGPR
- a CDS encoding mammalian cell entry protein, whose protein sequence is MEDQPADSGDLTTGSEDDEAQAQPTGKAGRASASGPESVPETDAAPADSGDTEPAEEPVLVPHRPAGKALKIVAAVAALLFVAAGAFAGATAQQYLSDRALVHTKLDVARTATSAITTLWTYTPDDMESLPDRAQKYLGGDFAAQYRQYIDAIVAPNKQAQVSNSTQVLGAAIESIGPDRATALVYTNSVATSPVTKNIPSLRYLSYRLTLERRDSKWLITEMTPVTSLDLTPRL
- a CDS encoding SDR family oxidoreductase; amino-acid sequence: MPSVLVTGAGRGIGRTIAEELATRGWEVIAGVRSSTDVAAVGAAHERITGVLLDVTDEEQLAALDAALPSRLDAVVNNAGIVVAGPMETVTTDGWRKQLDVNVIGQLAVTRAVLPRLRESHGRVVFISSVNGRLSTPLTGAYAASKFALEAAADALRMELAPWRIPVVLVEPAQTDTDMWRTADAMVSEVEADLTPQYRELYARHVAGMRRSVPISQRLAVAPETVADVVYTALTSRRPRPRYVVGLGPKAQVALLTHIPTALRDRLLRVVMRQP